A window of the Phaseolus vulgaris cultivar G19833 chromosome 5, P. vulgaris v2.0, whole genome shotgun sequence genome harbors these coding sequences:
- the LOC137834672 gene encoding large ribosomal subunit protein uL3m — protein sequence MLAFSRGFVSRLQRFAVDSPSPLRFLCSDAAIQNRIIDLKPGLMSPNSKRTGLIAVKCGMSALWDKWGARIPITVLWVDDNIVSQVKTPEKEGFCSLQIGCGQKKDKHLTKPEVGHFRAQGVPLKRKLKEFPVTEDALLPVGTSLNVRHFVPGQYVDIAGITKGKGFQGAMKRHGFKGMPASHGASLSHRSIGGTGNRTGRVFKGKKMPGRMGGDQRTVKNVWVYKIDPARNLMWVKGQVPGATGNFVFIKDAVYEKPDISLLPFPTYIAPEDEDTDNLKPLVAELGDVDPFMVTD from the exons ATGCTCGCATTTTCGAGAGGCTTCGTTTCTCGTCTGCAACGTTTCGCCGTCGATTCACCCTCGCCGCTCCGATTTCTTTGCTCCGATGCAGCCATTCAGAATCGGATTATCGATCTAAAACCCGGTTTGATGAGCCCTAATTCCAAGCGAACTGGGCTTATAGCGGTAAAGTGTGGAATGAGCGCGCTTTGGGATAAATGGGGTGCTAGAATTCCAATCACCGTGCTGTGGGTGGATGATAACATTGTCTCTCAGGTTAAAACGCCAGAGAAAGAAGGTTTTTGTTCTCTCCAG ATTGGTTGTGGACAGAAGAAGGATAAACATTTGACCAAGCCTGAAGTGGGTCATTTCAGAGCGCAAGGAGTTCCACTGAAGCGGAAGCTTAAGGAGTTTCCAGTAACAGAGGATGCACTACTTCCTGTTGGAACATCACTTAATGTTCGCCACTTTGTTCCCGGCCAGTATGTTGATATTGCGGGAATAACCAAAGGAAAAGGTTTTCAG GGTGCGATGAAGCGGCATGGATTTAAGGGAATGCCAGCATCCCATGGTGCTTCATTGTCCCATAGAAGCATTGGTGGTACAGGAAATAGAACTGGAAGG GTTTTTAAAGGTAAAAAGATGCCTGGGCGAATGGGTGGAGATCAAAGAACAGTTAAAAATGTATGGGTCTACAAAATTGATCCAGCAAGGAATTTGATGTGGGTGAAAGGCCAG GTCCCAGGAGCTACAGGGaactttgtttttataaaagatGCTGTGTACGAAAAACCTGACATATCTCTACTTCCTTTCCCAACTTACATTGCCCCAGAAGACGAAGATACTGATAATTTGAAGCCATTGGTTGCTGAGCTTGGGGATGTGGATCCATTTATGGTTACTGATTAA